In Nymphaea colorata isolate Beijing-Zhang1983 chromosome 5, ASM883128v2, whole genome shotgun sequence, one genomic interval encodes:
- the LOC116255180 gene encoding cell division control protein 2 homolog A — MDQYEKVEKIGEGTYGVVYKARDRATNETIALKKIRLEQEDEGVPSTAIREISLLKEMEHVNIVKLHDVVHSDKRLYLVFEYLDLDLKKHMDSCPEFSKDPRLIKTFLYQMLRGIAHCHSHRILHRDLKPQNLLIDRRTNAVKLADFGLARAFGIPVRPFTHEVVTLWYRAPEILLGSRQYSTPVDVWSVGCIFAEMVNQRPLFPGDSEIDELFKIFRVLGTPNEETWPGVTSLPDYKSAFPKWPPKDLATVVPGLEPSGVDLLKKMLCLEPSKRITARKALLHEYFKDLGPVP; from the exons ATGGACCAG TACGAGAAAGTTGAGAAGATTGGGGAGGGGACGTATGGTGTCGTGTACAAGGCTCGGGACCGTGCGACTAATGAAACAATTGCCCTTAAGAAGATCCGTCTTGAGCAGGAAGACGAAGGTGTCCCAAGCACTGCAATACGGGAGATTTCCCTTCTCAAGGAGATGGAGCACGTGAATATTGTCAA GTTGCATGATGTTGTGCACAGTGACAAGCGCTTGTACTTAGTTTTTGAGTATCTTGACCTTGATCTTAAGAAGCACATGGACTCCTGCCCTGAATTTTCTAAGGATCCTCGTTTGATAAAA ACATTCCTTTATCAGATGCTTCGTGGGATTGCACATTGCCATTCCCATAGGATCCTCCACAGGGATTTAAAGCCACAAAATTTGCTAATAGACCGACGTACTAATGCTGTAAAACTGGCTGATTTTGGATTGGCAAGGGCTTTTGGTATCCCTGTTCGACCATTCACTCATGAG GTTGTAACCTTGTGGTACAGGGCACCAGAAATCCTCCTTGGCTCACGCCAATACTCTACACCTGTTGATGTTTGGTCTGTGGGGTGCATCTTTGCAGAGATGGTGAACCAACGTCCACTGTTTCCTGGTGATTCTGAGATCGATGAGCTTTTTAAAATATTCAG AGTGCTTGGTACCCCTAATGAAGAAACCTGGCCTGGTGTGACATCATTACCTGACTACAAGTCTGCATTTCCAAAGTGGCCTCCCAAg GATCTGGCAACTGTTGTTCCTGGTCTTGAACCTTCCGGAGTTGATCTTCTTAAG aaaATGCTCTGCTTGGAACCGAGTAAGAGAATCACTGCTCGCAAAGCGCTCCTGCATGAATACTTCAAGGACTTGGGGCCTGTACCATGA
- the LOC116253853 gene encoding uncharacterized protein LOC116253853: MVACFLRRATSLLCPKNTRFLSQTPFIPSKPRKFERSNPPFHSPPIPTISPSTTSLSPLLPNSGIDSRDLCIELVDPDLWSVSYSVAEFSREASNRERTGLDGSCPLEERKDPDFDEIDDMRLRGSLFYKLDRDSREFEEYRLEFHRRNKGKRRKEKAIDLQIGERRELLEKPEVGTHDEAPLEEMVVKKQRKPTYNQLTDPYMEPFCLDIFISKSSVRACVVHRVTSKVVVVAHSISKDMKRDLASTRDSNACIAVGAVLAQRAIADDIHNVVYTPRKGEKLEGKLQIVLQSVIDHGVSVKVKIKQSRPKKANSFSLASRGK, translated from the coding sequence ATGGTGGCATGCTTCCTCCGCCGAGCTACTAGTCTTCTCTGCCCGAAAAACACTCGTTTCCTCTCTCAGACCCCCTTTATCCCCTCAAAACCCCGGAAGTTCGAACGCTCCAATCCACCATTTCACTCTCCTCCCATTCCCACAATCTCTCCGTCGACGACTAGCCTATCCCCTTTACTCCCCAACAGCGGCATCGATTCCCGAGATCTCTGCATCGAGCTAGTGGATCCCGATCTTTGGAGCGTCTCCTACAGCGTTGCCGAGTTCTCTAGAGAAGCTTCCAATCGAGAAAGAACGGGACTTGATGGGAGTTGCCCTCTGGAAGAGCGAAAAGATCCTGACTTCGACGAAATCGATGACATGCGTCTCCGTGGCAGCCTCTTCTACAAGCTCGACCGTGACTCTCGCGAGTTCGAGGAGTACCGTTTGGAGTTTCACCGcagaaacaaaggaaagagaagaaaggagaaggcCATTGATCTCCAAATAGGAGAAAGAAGGGAGTTGCTGGAAAAGCCCGAAGTGGGGACTCACGATGAGGCACCATTGGAAGAAATGGTGGTGAAGAAACAGAGAAAGCCGACGTACAATCAATTGACAGACCCTTACATGGAGCCGTTTTGCTTGGATATCTTCATTTCGAAGAGTTCCGTCCGCGCTTGCGTCGTTCACAGAGTGACAAGCAAGGTGGTCGTCGTTGCACACTCGATTTCTAAGGATATGAAGCGTGATTTGGCCTCTACGAGAGACTCCAACGCCTGCATTGCAGTGGGAGCTGTTCTGGCTCAGCGAGCCATTGCTGATGATATTCATAATGTGGTGTATACGCCGAGGAAGGGGGAGAAGTTGGAAGGGAAGCTTCAGATTGTGCTCCAATCTGTTATAGATCATGGCGTCAGTGTGAAGGTGAAGATCAAGCAATCACGGCCAAAGAAAGCGAATTCATTTTCTCTTGCGAGCCGGGGCAAATGA